One Ailuropoda melanoleuca isolate Jingjing chromosome 14, ASM200744v2, whole genome shotgun sequence DNA segment encodes these proteins:
- the MC4R gene encoding melanocortin receptor 4, protein MNSTLHHGMHTSLHFWNRSTYRQHANASESLGKGYSDGGCYEQLFVSPEVFVTLGVISLLENILVIVAIAKNKNLHSPMYFFICSLAVADMLVSVSNGSETIVITLLNSTDTDTQSFTVNIDNVIDSVICSSLLASICSLLSIAVDRYFTIFYALQYHNIMTVRRVGIIISCIWAACTVSGILFIIYSDSSAVIICLITMFFTMLALMASLYVHMFLMARLHIKRIAVLPGTGTIRQGANMKGAITLTILIGVFVVCWAPFFLHLIFYISCPQNPYCVCFMSHFNLYLILIMCNSIIDPLIYALRSQELRKTFKEIICCYPLGGLCDLSSRY, encoded by the coding sequence ATGAACTCGACGCTCCACCATGGGATGCACACTTCCCTCCACTTCTGGAACCGCAGCACCTACAGACAGCACGCCAATGCCAGTGAGTCCCTTGGAAAAGGCTACTCTGATGGAGGGTGCTATGAGCAACTTTTTGTCTCTCCTGAGGTGTTTGTGACTCTGGGTGTCATAAGCTTGTTGGAGAATATTCTGGTGATTGTGGCAATAGCCAAGAACAAGAATCTGCATTCACCCATGTACTTTTTCATCTGTAGCCTGGCTGTGGCTGATATGTTGGTGAGCGTTTCGAACGGCTCAGAAACCATTGTCATCACCCTGTTAAACAGTACGGATACGGACACGCAGAGTTTCACAGTTAATATTGATAATGTCATTGACTCGGTGATCTGTAGCTCCTTGCTTGCATCGATTTGCAGCCTGCTTTCAATTGCAGTGGACAGGTACTTTACTATCTTTTATGCTCTCCAGTACCATAACATCATGACGGTTAGGCGGGTTGGGATCATCATAAGTTGTATCTGGGCAGCTTGCACGGTTTCGGGCATTCTGTTCATCATTTACTCGGACAGTAGTGCTGTGATCATCTGCCTCATCACCATGTTCTTCACCATGCTGGCTCTCATGGCTTCTCTCTATGTCCACATGTTCCTCATGGCCAGACTGCACATTAAGAGAATCGCGGTCCTCCCAGGCACTGGCACCATCCGCCAAGGTGCCAACATGAAGGGTGCGATTACCTTGACCATACTGATCGGGGTCTTTGTTGTCTGCTGGGCCCCATTCTTCCTCCACTTAATATTCTACATCTCTTGTCCCCAGAATCCATACTGTGTGTGTTTCATGTCTCACTTTAACTTGTATCTCATCCTGATCATGTGTAATTCCATCATCGACCCTCTAATTTATGCACTCCGGAGCCAAGAACTGAGGAAGACCTTCAAAGAGATCATCTGTTGCTATCCCCTAGGCGGCCTTTGTGACTTGTCTAGCAGATATTAA